The following proteins are encoded in a genomic region of Lujinxingia vulgaris:
- a CDS encoding TatD family hydrolase — protein sequence MIDAHCHLHFEAFDGDRAEVLASAQDAGVQAIVVADFDQRRRAALRELGERPGVAICAGVHPWAVDALDAASLDEELRLLEEALDAPGWAAVGEFGLDFVRATDPDARALQLRACSEQLRMARERELPVVLHAVRCHSTLHDLLRREGPSPAGGIMHGYSGSARQVPLFLMHGLDISVGGRLARNPEKLQAVVKQVPLDRMHLETDCPDGPVPGDAGSERSEPADLVEVIRAVAAAIQQPPERVAARCAENTRRLFNITGTLGDHA from the coding sequence ATGATCGACGCGCACTGCCACCTGCATTTTGAAGCCTTCGACGGCGATCGCGCGGAGGTGCTCGCCAGCGCGCAGGACGCCGGCGTGCAGGCCATCGTCGTCGCGGACTTTGATCAGCGTCGCCGGGCCGCGTTGCGAGAGTTGGGCGAGCGTCCCGGCGTGGCGATCTGCGCCGGGGTGCATCCCTGGGCGGTCGATGCGCTGGATGCAGCTTCGCTGGACGAGGAGCTTCGGCTGCTCGAAGAGGCGCTTGATGCCCCCGGGTGGGCGGCCGTCGGCGAGTTCGGGCTCGACTTTGTGCGGGCCACCGACCCCGACGCCCGCGCGTTGCAACTTCGCGCCTGCTCGGAGCAGCTTCGCATGGCCCGGGAGCGCGAGCTTCCGGTGGTGCTGCACGCGGTGCGCTGCCACAGCACCCTCCATGATCTTCTGCGGCGAGAGGGGCCGTCGCCGGCCGGCGGTATCATGCATGGGTACAGCGGGTCGGCGCGCCAGGTGCCGCTCTTTTTGATGCACGGGCTCGATATCTCGGTGGGCGGTCGTCTGGCGCGAAATCCCGAGAAACTTCAGGCGGTTGTAAAACAGGTGCCGCTCGATCGGATGCACCTGGAGACGGATTGCCCGGATGGTCCGGTCCCCGGTGATGCGGGCAGCGAGCGCTCCGAGCCCGCTGATCTTGTGGAGGTGATTCGGGCGGTTGCCGCCGCGATCCAGCAGCCTCCTGAGCGGGTCGCCGCGCGATGTGCCGAGAACACGCGCCGCCTCTTCAACATCACCGGCACGCTCGGTGATCATGCTTAA
- a CDS encoding aspartate carbamoyltransferase catalytic subunit, protein MNLIGLKDLSRHQMIALLDASERYLNDEGRVITPPEDAQLLSGRTFALLFLEPSTRTRASFDLAIQRLGGQSVTVNGEGSSVEKGESAADTCQTLAAMGVDGLVVRHHDRHLPQVLAERVRIPVINAGNGSGEHPTQGLLDALTLRRHFKTGNQLGGLKIAIIGDIVHSRVARSDAHIFSELGAEVMIAGPKMLIPTEERLAEWPVRVSTSLKEAVRWADAVVVLRVQQERLRSSVVDPHRYALDWGIDPTVVEQYMSPSTMILHPGPVIRGVELADPVIESPQSLIWQQVTHGVAVRQAVIAAYFGRQAQYA, encoded by the coding sequence ATGAACTTGATTGGGCTGAAGGACCTGTCGAGACACCAGATGATCGCGCTTCTGGACGCCTCCGAGCGCTACCTGAATGACGAGGGCAGGGTGATCACCCCGCCTGAAGACGCGCAGCTTCTGAGTGGACGAACCTTTGCCTTGCTCTTTCTGGAGCCAAGCACACGCACCCGCGCGAGCTTCGATCTGGCGATTCAACGCCTTGGCGGGCAGTCGGTGACGGTGAACGGGGAGGGGAGCAGCGTTGAAAAGGGGGAGTCTGCCGCAGATACCTGCCAGACTCTGGCGGCGATGGGCGTCGACGGGTTGGTGGTCCGTCATCATGATCGCCATCTTCCTCAGGTGCTCGCGGAGCGGGTGCGGATCCCGGTCATCAACGCCGGCAACGGCAGCGGTGAGCACCCCACCCAGGGGCTGCTCGATGCGCTGACGTTGCGCCGCCATTTTAAGACCGGTAATCAGCTTGGCGGGCTGAAGATCGCGATCATCGGCGACATCGTGCACAGCCGCGTGGCCCGCAGTGACGCGCATATCTTCTCAGAGCTGGGCGCCGAGGTCATGATCGCCGGACCGAAGATGTTAATCCCCACCGAAGAGCGACTCGCCGAGTGGCCTGTGCGTGTCTCGACCTCGCTTAAGGAGGCCGTACGCTGGGCGGATGCGGTGGTGGTGCTTCGGGTTCAGCAGGAGCGTCTTCGTAGCTCAGTGGTTGATCCGCATCGCTACGCCCTGGATTGGGGTATCGACCCGACGGTCGTTGAGCAGTATATGTCGCCGTCGACGATGATCTTGCACCCCGGTCCTGTGATACGGGGTGTGGAGCTCGCCGATCCGGTGATCGAGAGCCCGCAGAGCCTGATCTGGCAGCAGGTAACCCACGGGGTTGCCGTTCGTCAGGCAGTGATCGCAGCGTATTTTGGAAGGCAAGCGCAGTACGCCTAA
- a CDS encoding Hsp70 family protein, with protein sequence MSEIVAGIDLGTSNSVISVVLEGEAIVIPDAQGRRVHPSIVHLMEGGQAIVGNDARPYRLSDPMNTVFSAKRLIGRPFDSPEIKMLMGLFPFPIVPAEDNTPRIQVQQQLHPPEGIGARVLHYLKGLAQDYLGQPVTRAVITVPANFDEAQRRATKRAGELAGLEVLRLINEPTAAALAYGYGSDKRERVAIYDFGGGTFDVTLLELRGNVFEVLSTAGNSYLGGDDFDFRLVSAILNAFERQHHVDLSADELVRQRLRVYAEEIKKGLSQQDAVRMMIRETIPGTVTELELDFSLTRDNFEKRCVDIVDQSLTTCEDALRSAGLQRAEIDHLVLVGGSTRVPLVQRRAREFFNREPVLGIDPDEVVAVGAAVFGASMVQEQAAPAPMPAIPAVAGFDEGIDEVDESWLEEIDSAEQAAQAGPLLIDVTPHALGVATVGGVMDIIIERNGQLPLERSRYFSTSRDDQTRVVLPIYSGNSRRIEDNQQLGVLELTDIPPGPREEVQIEVTFEVDTNGMLSVRATDMRTGFNQFAQLSISGDSQIQDYDAGHLLM encoded by the coding sequence ATGTCGGAGATTGTCGCAGGGATCGACCTTGGAACCTCGAACTCCGTGATCTCAGTGGTGCTGGAGGGCGAGGCGATCGTGATCCCGGACGCCCAGGGGCGCCGGGTGCATCCCTCGATTGTGCACCTGATGGAGGGGGGGCAGGCGATCGTGGGTAACGACGCGCGCCCCTACCGGCTTAGCGATCCGATGAACACGGTGTTCAGCGCCAAGCGTCTTATTGGGCGGCCCTTTGATAGCCCCGAGATCAAGATGTTGATGGGGCTCTTTCCCTTTCCCATCGTTCCGGCCGAAGACAACACCCCGCGCATTCAGGTGCAGCAGCAGCTTCACCCGCCGGAGGGCATCGGCGCGCGCGTGCTGCATTACCTCAAAGGTCTGGCGCAGGATTACCTGGGGCAACCGGTGACCCGGGCTGTGATCACGGTGCCGGCGAACTTCGATGAGGCCCAGCGGCGCGCCACCAAACGCGCCGGGGAGCTTGCCGGGCTGGAGGTTCTGCGCCTTATCAACGAGCCCACTGCGGCAGCGCTGGCCTACGGCTACGGCAGCGACAAGCGCGAGCGCGTGGCAATCTATGACTTCGGCGGAGGTACCTTCGATGTGACCCTGCTGGAGCTTCGCGGCAATGTCTTTGAGGTGCTCTCCACCGCGGGCAACAGCTACCTGGGGGGCGACGACTTCGACTTTCGACTGGTCAGCGCGATCCTCAACGCCTTTGAGCGTCAGCACCACGTTGACCTTTCTGCCGATGAGCTGGTGCGACAGCGCCTGCGCGTCTACGCCGAAGAGATCAAAAAAGGGCTGAGCCAACAGGACGCCGTGCGCATGATGATCCGCGAGACCATCCCGGGCACGGTCACCGAACTGGAGCTCGACTTCTCGCTGACCCGCGACAACTTCGAGAAGCGCTGCGTTGATATCGTCGACCAAAGCCTGACGACCTGCGAAGACGCGCTGCGCAGCGCCGGGCTGCAGCGCGCCGAGATCGACCACCTCGTGCTGGTCGGCGGCTCCACCCGTGTGCCCCTTGTGCAGCGGCGCGCGCGTGAGTTCTTCAATCGCGAGCCGGTCCTGGGCATTGATCCCGACGAGGTGGTGGCGGTGGGTGCTGCGGTCTTCGGAGCCTCCATGGTTCAGGAGCAGGCCGCCCCGGCACCGATGCCTGCGATTCCGGCGGTCGCCGGGTTTGACGAGGGCATCGACGAGGTCGATGAGAGCTGGCTCGAAGAGATCGACTCCGCCGAGCAGGCCGCTCAGGCCGGCCCGCTGCTTATCGACGTGACCCCGCACGCGCTGGGGGTGGCCACCGTCGGCGGGGTGATGGACATCATCATCGAGCGCAACGGTCAACTTCCTCTGGAGCGCTCGCGCTACTTCTCGACCTCGCGCGACGATCAGACCCGGGTGGTACTGCCGATCTACTCGGGCAACAGCCGTCGTATCGAGGATAACCAGCAGCTGGGCGTGCTGGAGCTCACGGACATCCCCCCTGGCCCCCGCGAAGAGGTGCAGATCGAGGTGACCTTTGAGGTCGACACCAACGGCATGCTCAGCGTGCGGGCCACCGATATGCGAACCGGCTTCAACCAGTTTGCGCAGCTCTCCATCAGTGGGGACTCGCAGATTCAGGATTACGATGCCGGCCACCTGTTGATGTGA
- the lepB gene encoding signal peptidase I, with the protein MSRQNDKAQIIDDAQELVRETQLRLDRARKLPDEARYRLQEELNALRQGMKREDLEYVEEVSETVRALAEEHLAGISVKPAWQEYVETVGLAILCALVLRAFFFEAFKIPSGSMEPTLLRGDHLFVNKIRYGIRVPFTTTFLMRFAEPQRGEVVVFRFPSEEAREHVRKRREEAAAKGEKAVECILNFDEKDFIKRIVGLPGDVVEGRGAQLLVNGEPVDRTPIRRGPAPDRSGRTAYYYLETLGEATHQIREDSPPGYDEGHDFGPITVEDGHFFAMGDNRDNSADSRCWGQVPMDNIKGRAMIIWLSLEDGQTGDPGIRWDRFGMAIE; encoded by the coding sequence GTGAGCAGGCAAAACGACAAGGCGCAGATCATCGACGACGCGCAGGAGCTGGTGCGCGAGACTCAGCTGCGTCTGGACCGCGCACGCAAGCTTCCCGACGAGGCGCGCTATCGCCTTCAGGAAGAGCTCAATGCGCTTCGCCAGGGGATGAAGCGCGAGGACCTCGAGTATGTCGAAGAGGTCAGCGAGACGGTGCGTGCGCTGGCTGAGGAGCACCTGGCGGGCATCTCGGTCAAGCCTGCCTGGCAGGAGTACGTCGAGACTGTGGGACTGGCGATTTTATGCGCGCTGGTGCTGCGGGCCTTTTTCTTTGAGGCGTTTAAGATCCCCAGCGGTTCGATGGAGCCGACCCTTCTCCGGGGGGACCATCTTTTCGTCAACAAGATCCGCTACGGCATCCGAGTTCCCTTTACGACTACGTTTCTGATGCGTTTTGCCGAGCCACAACGTGGCGAGGTGGTCGTGTTTCGCTTCCCCTCCGAGGAGGCGCGCGAGCATGTGCGTAAGCGCCGTGAGGAGGCCGCCGCCAAGGGGGAGAAAGCCGTCGAGTGCATCCTTAACTTCGATGAGAAGGACTTCATCAAGCGCATTGTTGGCCTTCCCGGCGATGTGGTGGAGGGGCGAGGCGCGCAGCTTCTGGTCAACGGTGAGCCGGTGGACCGTACGCCGATTCGCCGCGGCCCGGCCCCGGATCGCTCCGGGCGTACCGCGTACTACTATCTGGAGACGTTGGGGGAGGCGACCCACCAGATCCGCGAAGACAGTCCGCCGGGCTACGATGAGGGGCATGACTTCGGCCCGATCACCGTCGAAGATGGGCACTTCTTTGCGATGGGTGATAACCGCGACAACTCCGCCGACAGCCGCTGCTGGGGCCAGGTGCCGATGGATAACATCAAGGGGCGCGCCATGATCATCTGGCTTTCGCTCGAAGACGGCCAGACCGGCGATCCGGGCATCCGCTGGGATCGTTTTGGGATGGCGATCGAGTAG
- a CDS encoding tRNA threonylcarbamoyladenosine dehydratase, whose translation MSCPIDGLSVDEQNQPDDAGTVVFEGRPMKSWALHRRWDRAGRLLGEDAMERLYGSHVMVFGLGGVGSYTAESLARTGLGKLTLVDFDRVCGTNTNRQLHAMKGTFGKWKADLMAERCSLINPEATVVGRRAFYHEATSESFLSQRPDFVVDAIDNVSAKVHLLVSCMEQGIPVVSCMGAAGKVDPTRIEIADLARTKGDPLARAVRKIMRQRGVLSGNKRLGIPTVYSSESRHEPQSLSYDGTSGFRCICPTKGNDLHSCEHRNLIEGTVSFVTGSFGMMAASVVVRELTSALSAQAAAE comes from the coding sequence ATGAGCTGTCCCATCGATGGTTTGAGCGTAGACGAACAGAACCAGCCGGATGACGCCGGCACCGTGGTCTTTGAGGGCCGCCCGATGAAGTCGTGGGCGCTGCACAGGCGCTGGGACCGCGCCGGCCGTCTTCTTGGCGAAGACGCCATGGAGCGGCTCTACGGCTCGCACGTGATGGTCTTCGGGCTTGGCGGTGTGGGCAGTTACACCGCTGAGAGCCTGGCGCGCACCGGGCTTGGCAAGCTCACGCTGGTGGACTTTGACCGCGTCTGCGGCACCAACACCAACCGTCAGCTGCACGCCATGAAGGGAACCTTCGGTAAGTGGAAGGCCGACCTGATGGCTGAGCGTTGCTCGCTGATCAACCCGGAGGCCACCGTCGTCGGGCGGCGTGCGTTCTACCATGAGGCCACCAGCGAGTCTTTTCTGAGCCAGCGCCCCGATTTTGTGGTCGACGCCATCGATAACGTCAGCGCGAAGGTTCACCTGCTGGTCTCCTGCATGGAGCAGGGGATCCCGGTGGTCTCGTGCATGGGGGCGGCGGGTAAGGTGGATCCGACGCGCATCGAGATCGCCGATCTGGCGCGCACCAAGGGCGACCCGCTGGCGCGCGCGGTGCGCAAGATCATGCGTCAGCGTGGGGTGCTCTCGGGCAACAAGCGCCTGGGAATCCCCACCGTCTACAGCAGTGAGTCGCGCCACGAGCCGCAGTCGCTGAGCTATGACGGCACGTCCGGGTTCCGTTGCATCTGCCCGACCAAGGGCAACGATCTGCACTCCTGCGAGCACCGAAACCTCATCGAGGGCACGGTGAGCTTTGTGACCGGAAGTTTCGGGATGATGGCCGCCTCGGTGGTGGTGCGAGAGCTGACCAGCGCGCTGAGCGCTCAGGCTGCCGCAGAGTGA
- a CDS encoding Stp1/IreP family PP2C-type Ser/Thr phosphatase: MDLRFWAATDTGRVRDHNEDNFLVDKRLQLFVVCDGMGGHAAGEVASAVCVRTVREVIAGAGELLSHLQEAPEDKQVQQATVELLRQAVQTANARIFEMAQQDASRRGMGTTCSALLISGAHGFVGHVGDSRLYRVREGDVEQITMDHSLLNEMIRQGKLPPDTKERDFPHNNAVTRAVGVREFVEVDAFEFGIEPGDRMMMCSDGLSGYFEEEIDVLDMTSGDVLEEIITRCIDFANESGGKDNITVIVVDAVDAEAEQNDVAPVLEMLRSTPYFHYLAANELEHIRRLGEVVEAEPEEVVTSPENVAHSLFVILRGSVSLHLDGQRVSVLTAGEHFGEMALIDAQDDSDNRLRVQALEPTTLFAIARDDFMGILRSAPGLAIKLLWNFVQVFADRLQGVPAEYRFSPDQWREDPDAAVDFTPPSGSLVFTEDLKKIAEESDGHVEESVEADEPEVMPEVASSTASEHDEETREYDRLPLDDAPLAASLGGWDGSDASWGDVASDDEASVDEVSEDEWEDLPPEAVAHRPTVRLSPMRDDDELDAAKADGDVTLSPWESPQEESSGASDDWVIGGVDEAFAERDDAEQNASASVSFGGAHLDEPEEDLRATVQLDRPLSRAEIEATTGPMFGGGVPEKSGAEPPADQDDDLGKTVDIDADLARLRSLRAESSLDLKERLRQRMKARNTPVPSSAASGEADVSMTAPPMDAEPAEASAAPSALAGEVEVRSSPSRRMAEPTPEAKVMISPELMGLVDDDDE; this comes from the coding sequence ATGGATTTGCGGTTCTGGGCCGCTACGGACACCGGGCGCGTCCGCGACCATAACGAAGATAACTTCCTGGTCGACAAACGTCTGCAACTCTTCGTGGTCTGCGACGGGATGGGAGGCCACGCCGCCGGCGAGGTCGCCAGCGCGGTGTGCGTACGCACGGTGCGGGAGGTCATCGCCGGGGCTGGCGAGCTTCTGAGTCATCTTCAAGAGGCCCCGGAAGATAAGCAGGTCCAGCAGGCGACGGTGGAGCTGTTGCGCCAGGCGGTGCAGACCGCCAACGCCCGCATCTTCGAGATGGCCCAACAAGACGCCAGCCGCCGCGGCATGGGCACAACCTGCTCAGCGCTGCTTATCAGCGGGGCGCATGGCTTTGTGGGCCACGTCGGCGACTCTCGCCTCTACCGGGTGCGCGAGGGCGATGTTGAGCAGATCACCATGGATCACTCGCTGCTCAACGAGATGATCCGTCAGGGCAAACTTCCCCCCGACACCAAAGAGCGCGACTTCCCGCATAATAATGCGGTCACCCGCGCCGTCGGTGTGCGAGAGTTCGTGGAGGTCGATGCGTTTGAGTTTGGCATCGAGCCGGGCGATCGCATGATGATGTGCTCCGACGGTCTCAGCGGGTATTTCGAGGAAGAGATCGACGTGCTCGACATGACCTCGGGCGACGTCCTCGAAGAGATCATCACGCGATGCATCGACTTCGCCAACGAGAGCGGTGGTAAGGATAACATCACCGTGATCGTGGTGGACGCTGTCGACGCCGAGGCTGAGCAGAACGACGTGGCGCCGGTGCTCGAGATGCTCCGCAGCACCCCGTATTTCCATTACCTGGCGGCCAACGAGCTTGAGCACATCCGTCGGCTTGGCGAGGTGGTCGAGGCGGAGCCCGAAGAGGTCGTCACCTCACCGGAGAATGTGGCGCACAGCCTCTTTGTGATCCTGCGAGGTTCTGTCTCATTGCACCTCGACGGGCAACGCGTCAGCGTCCTGACCGCCGGGGAGCATTTCGGTGAGATGGCGCTGATCGACGCCCAGGATGACAGCGACAACCGACTTCGGGTGCAGGCGCTTGAGCCGACCACGCTCTTTGCGATCGCGCGTGATGATTTTATGGGCATCCTGCGCAGCGCGCCCGGGCTGGCCATCAAGCTGCTCTGGAACTTCGTGCAGGTCTTTGCCGACCGCCTCCAGGGCGTGCCCGCCGAGTATCGCTTCAGCCCCGACCAGTGGCGTGAAGACCCGGACGCCGCGGTTGACTTTACGCCCCCTTCCGGCTCGCTCGTGTTCACCGAAGACCTCAAGAAGATCGCAGAGGAAAGCGACGGGCATGTCGAAGAGAGCGTTGAGGCCGATGAGCCTGAGGTGATGCCGGAGGTCGCGTCGTCAACTGCGTCGGAGCATGATGAGGAGACGCGCGAGTACGATCGCCTTCCCCTCGATGATGCGCCGCTGGCCGCCTCCCTCGGTGGTTGGGACGGCTCCGATGCGAGCTGGGGAGATGTCGCCAGCGATGATGAGGCCAGTGTTGATGAAGTCAGCGAAGATGAGTGGGAAGATCTTCCCCCGGAAGCCGTCGCGCATCGTCCCACGGTCCGTCTCTCGCCGATGCGTGATGATGACGAACTCGATGCCGCGAAGGCCGACGGGGATGTGACGCTCAGCCCCTGGGAGTCGCCTCAGGAAGAGTCCAGCGGCGCTTCAGACGACTGGGTGATCGGGGGTGTCGATGAGGCGTTCGCAGAGCGCGATGACGCCGAGCAGAATGCGTCGGCGTCGGTGAGTTTCGGCGGTGCTCATCTCGATGAGCCGGAAGAGGATCTTCGCGCGACCGTGCAGCTCGATCGTCCGCTTTCCCGCGCGGAGATTGAGGCGACGACCGGGCCGATGTTTGGCGGCGGCGTCCCCGAAAAGTCTGGCGCGGAGCCACCCGCTGACCAGGACGACGATCTCGGCAAGACCGTTGATATTGACGCGGACCTGGCGCGCCTTCGTTCGCTGCGCGCCGAGTCGAGCCTCGATCTGAAGGAGCGTCTCCGCCAGCGCATGAAGGCCCGGAACACACCAGTGCCGTCGAGCGCAGCAAGTGGTGAGGCCGACGTCTCGATGACTGCTCCACCGATGGACGCGGAGCCGGCCGAGGCGAGTGCTGCGCCTTCCGCGCTGGCCGGAGAGGTGGAGGTCCGCAGCTCGCCATCGCGGCGGATGGCCGAGCCGACGCCGGAGGCCAAGGTGATGATTTCACCCGAGCTGATGGGCCTGGTCGACGACGATGACGAGTAA
- the lepA gene encoding translation elongation factor 4, whose protein sequence is MAKRSIDQSKIRNFSIIAHIDHGKSTLADRILDETKAVSDREKKAQFLDSMDLERERGITIKSQAVRLFYTADDGEEYLLNLIDTPGHVDFNYEVSRSLACCEGAILVVDAAQGVEAQTVANVYLAIDNDLEIVPVLNKIDLPSADPERVKEEIEDVIGLDASEAVLASAKSGIGIKETLEAVVQRIPPPQGDPQAPLRASVFDSWFDPYRGVINMIRIVEGELRPGMEIKWMATGAKSEVTQIGVYGPTPIPVDKLGPGEVGFVIAMIKEVDQAKVGDTITDARRPAAEALPGFKDVKPTVFCGIFPTNSKDYDELRDALDKLVLNDASITYEPETSQALGFGFRCGFLGLLHMEIIQERLEREFDLDLITTAPSVVYQVITTDGETLMVENPSDLPETQFIERIEEPFIMATIHVPPEHVGPVIGLCEERRGTQSDLRYSGANRIILKYEMPMSEVVFDFFDRLKSVSRGYASFEYELIGFKKGDMVKLDLMVNGEPVDALSVIVHRDFAYNRGRMLAKKLKEVIPRQMFEVALQAAIGNRVIARETVKAFRKNVTAKCYGGDISRKRKLLEKQKEGKKRMKQVGNVELPQEAFLAVLRVDEG, encoded by the coding sequence ATGGCGAAACGTTCGATCGACCAATCTAAAATCCGCAACTTCTCCATCATCGCGCACATCGACCACGGTAAGTCGACTCTGGCCGACCGTATTCTCGATGAGACCAAAGCGGTCAGCGATCGTGAGAAGAAGGCTCAGTTCCTCGACAGCATGGACCTGGAGCGTGAGCGCGGCATCACGATCAAGAGCCAGGCGGTGCGCCTCTTTTACACCGCCGACGACGGTGAGGAGTACCTGCTCAACCTCATTGATACGCCGGGGCACGTGGACTTCAACTACGAGGTCTCCCGCAGCCTGGCCTGTTGTGAGGGGGCGATTCTGGTGGTCGACGCCGCTCAGGGCGTCGAGGCGCAGACCGTTGCCAACGTCTATCTGGCCATCGACAACGATCTGGAGATCGTGCCGGTGCTCAACAAGATCGATCTTCCCTCCGCCGACCCGGAACGGGTCAAAGAAGAGATCGAAGACGTCATCGGCCTGGACGCCAGCGAAGCGGTGCTCGCCAGCGCAAAAAGCGGCATCGGCATCAAAGAGACGCTCGAGGCGGTCGTGCAACGCATCCCGCCGCCTCAGGGCGACCCCCAGGCGCCGCTGCGTGCGTCGGTCTTCGACAGCTGGTTCGACCCGTACCGTGGCGTCATCAACATGATCCGCATCGTCGAGGGCGAGCTGCGCCCGGGCATGGAGATCAAATGGATGGCCACCGGGGCGAAGAGTGAAGTGACGCAGATCGGCGTCTACGGACCCACGCCTATTCCGGTCGACAAGCTCGGGCCTGGCGAGGTCGGTTTTGTGATCGCGATGATCAAAGAGGTCGATCAGGCCAAGGTTGGCGACACGATCACCGATGCCAGGCGTCCGGCCGCCGAGGCACTTCCGGGCTTTAAGGACGTCAAGCCCACGGTGTTCTGCGGGATCTTCCCGACGAACTCCAAAGACTATGATGAGTTGCGCGACGCGCTCGACAAGCTCGTGCTCAACGACGCCTCGATCACCTATGAGCCGGAGACCAGCCAGGCGCTGGGCTTCGGGTTCCGCTGTGGCTTCCTGGGGCTCCTGCATATGGAGATCATCCAGGAGCGTCTGGAGCGCGAGTTCGATCTTGACCTGATCACCACCGCGCCCTCGGTCGTCTACCAGGTGATCACCACCGATGGGGAGACCTTGATGGTGGAGAACCCCAGCGACTTGCCCGAGACGCAGTTTATTGAGCGCATCGAAGAGCCCTTTATTATGGCCACCATCCACGTGCCGCCGGAGCATGTGGGCCCGGTCATCGGCTTGTGCGAGGAGCGCCGGGGCACGCAGTCGGATCTGCGCTACTCGGGGGCCAACCGCATCATCCTCAAGTATGAGATGCCGATGAGCGAGGTGGTCTTTGACTTCTTCGATCGCCTCAAGTCGGTGTCGCGTGGCTACGCCAGCTTTGAGTACGAGCTGATCGGCTTTAAGAAGGGCGATATGGTCAAGCTGGACCTGATGGTCAACGGGGAGCCGGTGGACGCGCTCAGCGTGATTGTGCACCGCGACTTTGCCTACAACCGCGGGCGGATGCTGGCCAAGAAGCTCAAAGAGGTCATTCCGCGCCAGATGTTTGAGGTGGCGCTGCAGGCGGCGATCGGTAACCGTGTGATCGCCCGTGAGACGGTCAAAGCGTTTCGTAAAAACGTCACCGCGAAGTGTTACGGCGGCGATATCAGCCGTAAGCGCAAGCTCCTCGAGAAGCAGAAAGAGGGCAAAAAGCGCATGAAGCAGGTCGGCAATGTGGAGCTGCCCCAGGAGGCTTTCCTGGCGGTTCTGCGCGTCGATGAGGGTTAA
- the carA gene encoding glutamine-hydrolyzing carbamoyl-phosphate synthase small subunit: protein MKQSRPRLKSLSGRSPAILVLEDGTCFEGLSAGAPGSTVGEVVFNTSMSGYQEIATDPSYRGQLITYTMPHIGNYGVNALDSESVETQAAGVIVRSLSRRASNQRSEQGFEDWLVDRGVVGICEIDTRELTRRIRQGGVGLAAIVHDATAQDAAAALELIAAHPGYGSVDYVSEVATARALRVSAEDAWQSPLVLTPAAPGSDDESKAPHVVVMDFGVKFSILRHLLARGMRVTLMPRDAAVEDVEAQRPDGVLWSNGPGDPDKMEPFIAGVRALSERYPTMGICLGHQLLAKAFGGETFKLGFGHRGPNQPVQNQRDKSVAMTSQNHGYAVRRESFPDDLEITHVNINDDTISGFSHKSLPVHAVQYHPEAGPGPNDAVDFFDAFARDLDARCADRG, encoded by the coding sequence TTGAAGCAGTCGCGACCCAGGTTGAAGTCGCTCTCGGGGCGTAGCCCCGCGATCCTGGTGCTGGAGGACGGCACCTGTTTTGAAGGGTTGAGCGCCGGCGCGCCCGGCTCCACGGTGGGGGAGGTGGTCTTCAACACCAGCATGTCGGGCTATCAGGAGATCGCCACCGACCCCTCCTACCGCGGGCAGCTCATTACCTACACGATGCCCCATATCGGCAACTACGGGGTCAACGCGCTCGACAGCGAGTCGGTGGAGACGCAGGCCGCCGGCGTGATCGTGCGCTCGCTCTCGCGGCGCGCCAGCAACCAGCGCAGCGAACAGGGCTTTGAAGACTGGCTCGTCGATCGCGGCGTGGTCGGCATCTGTGAGATTGACACCCGCGAGCTGACGCGACGGATCCGGCAGGGCGGGGTGGGGCTGGCTGCGATTGTGCACGACGCCACCGCACAGGATGCCGCCGCAGCGCTGGAACTTATCGCCGCGCACCCGGGCTACGGCAGCGTGGACTATGTGAGTGAAGTCGCCACCGCGCGCGCCCTCCGCGTGAGCGCCGAAGACGCCTGGCAGAGCCCGCTTGTGCTGACACCGGCCGCCCCTGGGAGTGATGACGAGAGCAAGGCGCCGCACGTTGTTGTGATGGACTTCGGGGTGAAGTTCAGCATTCTGCGCCATCTTCTGGCCCGCGGCATGCGCGTCACGCTGATGCCCCGCGACGCCGCAGTGGAGGATGTCGAGGCGCAGCGTCCCGATGGGGTGCTCTGGTCCAACGGCCCGGGGGATCCCGATAAGATGGAGCCTTTCATCGCAGGCGTGCGCGCGCTTAGCGAGCGCTACCCGACCATGGGCATCTGTCTGGGGCATCAGCTGCTGGCCAAAGCCTTTGGTGGCGAGACCTTCAAGCTGGGCTTTGGCCACCGGGGGCCCAACCAGCCGGTGCAGAACCAGCGCGACAAGAGCGTCGCCATGACCAGCCAGAACCACGGCTACGCGGTGCGACGGGAGAGTTTTCCCGACGATCTGGAGATCACCCACGTCAACATCAACGACGACACCATCTCGGGCTTCTCGCACAAGAGCCTGCCGGTCCACGCCGTTCAGTACCACCCGGAGGCCGGCCCCGGCCCGAACGATGCTGTCGATTTCTTTGATGCTTTTGCCCGTGACCTGGACGCGCGATGCGCTGATCGGGGATGA